CAGAATCTGTGAAATATCCCGTCCAGTATGGTCCTAATATTTTAGCTTCAGCAATTTACTGTAAAAACTACCAGTTTATTCCCTACAAAAGGATTTTAGAGTTTTTTGATGACGTTATGGGGATAAAAATCTGTTCTGCTACGATAATCAGAGCAGAAAAAGAATGCTTCCGGAATTTAGAGGAGTTTGAAAATGTGAGTCAGGAGAGGTTAATAACTTCTCCTGTAATCCATTGTGATGAAACTGGGATGAAAATTGAAGGAAAAAGGCATTGGCTTCATGTAGCTTCTAATGACAAATACACCTGTTATTTTGCTCACTCAAAAAGAGGATCAGAAGCAATTAATGCCATGGGAATTCTTCCAGAGTTTAAAGGAATAGCAGTTCATGACGGATGGAAACCCTATAACAGTTATGAATGTGATCATGCTCTTTGCAATGCTCATCTCCAGAGAGAACTTACTGGAATTGAGGAGAACTATAAACAGCAATGGGCTAAAGAGATGAATGAACTGTTAACAGAAATGAAAAAGTATACTGATGAGTGTAAAGAGCAGGTCAAAGATCTGGACTTTGAGCAAATTAAAGTGTTAGAAGAAAGGTTCGATGCTGTAGTCATGAAAGGGATTGAAGAAAATCCACCTTCTCTAAACCCTGAAAAACAAGGAAAACGTGGTAAAAATCCAAAAACAAAAGCAAGGAACCTACTTGACAGGTTTATAGAAAACAAAAAACAGATCCTGAGATTCCTCAATGACTTGAGAGTTCCGTTTGAGAATAACCAAGCAGAAAGAGACATAAGGATGATGAAATTACAGCAGAAAATATCAGGAACTTTCAGAACTATACAAGGAGCGGAAGCTTTCTGCAGAATTAGAGCTTATATCTCAACCATTAAAAAGAACGATTTACCTGTTATAGACGGTATTCTCGCGGCGCTCAAAGGAGCACCGCTATTATTCTGAGAATTTCAGCATTTTGCTGAAAAAACATACTTTTTTATCAGTGGCTGAATAGTTACGTTTTTTTTAGACTTTTTTGGTTTCTTTTAGACTTTTTTAGTTTCTTTTAGATTTTTTTCTTAAGTTCCTTCCATAAGAGAGCTTTTATTCTTTAAATCAAATTTAGAAGTATGTTCGGAGAAATTGGAAGCGTAAGAAACGAGGCAGATGAAACTTCCCTGCAAATTCTCTCCCTTTTCAGGGAAAGCATAAGCGAAATCCGCCTTAATGAGCCTGAAGTCGTATCAGCATATTTCAAAGAGGACTATTCACATTATATTGTAGTGCACACTCCTCTGAATATCCGGTTCCCTGAAAAAAAGGAGACGTGGAATTTGCGCTTTTGTAAGGATGCCGGAGTTTCGGTCGTGGAGCTGGTCGTAGCCGATACAGGCAGTGCTTACGTACGGGGCCTGATGGCAGTTAACGGGTCAAAGGTTTATGCTATCCTTCCTTTTACATCAATAGATGCCGAAAAAGCAAAAAATGCGAAGTTTCCTGAAGACCGCATGGCTCGCGTGAGGGCACAGGTGCTTACCGATGTGATTCCCGGAATAAAAGGGGGAACTATCCTTGATATTGGCAGCGGTTTTGGAACCCTTACAATGGAGCTTGCAAAAAATAACCCTGATTCCCAGGTCTATGGCCTTGATCTTCACGACTCCCTCACAGGGCAGGCACAGATGAATGCAGAAGTCCTTGGTATCGAAAACGTTGAGTTCAGGACCGGGAGTGCCTATGCCCTGTCTTTTGAAGAAGGTTCGATGGATGCAGTTACCTGTTTTTTGATGCTTCATCACCTTGAAGACATTAAATTCGCTCTTTTCGAAATTAAAAGAGTGCTGAAAAAAGGCGGGTTATTAACTGCAGTTGAGCCGCTGGCACATCACCACCACCACGGCCCTCAACTCTCGGAAGCTGCATGGAAGGAGCTTTTTGAAGATGTGGGTTTCAATGTGGAAACGGAAAATCTGGAAGGAGCAGTTGCCCTTAAAGCCGTAAAACGAGAATAAAATCCTGTAAAAGATGATGAATCAAGAAAAATAATCTCAAAAATGGATCGAAAGACTGTCAGGCACATGAATGTATCTCCTGTTACCTTTCAATCCATTCTTATACATTGCCCTATTTACTGATAATCGATACCTTGCTCAATCCTCTAATCTGTTAATATTTTGAAAATCTGTTAGGGAATGGACGCAATTTGTCATGATGCCTCACTTAACAATTTGTACTATTGATGTGTCGGATTTTATATTTTGGCATCTGTGTATAATATTTTAGTCTTCCTGTAAAAACTGCTTATATGCCCCACAATAATACTTATCTAATTCTTTTGTACACATAAATGAATCCTCTTTATACAAAGCACATTCCGATATGTATTCACATCTGGTGTCAAAGATATTCATTTTTTCAAAAACTGTGTCCAATAACTTCATATGTAAGTGTACTCTTTTTATATATTTATATTTACCCCACTGTATTTCCCCATAATAAATCACATAAGACTGTTTTCAGGGACAGCAGGATGTAACCCCTAAAACGGTATGCTTAAAATGTGGATGTGAAAATCTAAAAATAGCCTGGACGCTTGAAATTCGGAAGTAAAGGCGGGTAGGATCATGCTACCCCAATTCAGCCTGCGACCGTCTCGCAGCTCACTACTCTAAACCATAAATTCGTCCTCTTGAGCGCAGCGAAAAGGACCGCGTACTGTTGCGATTACATCGCAACTCCCAGAAAATCTTCGATTTCCTGCGATCCCAAAGCGCAATTCGGGCGGCGCAACTCGGGCAGTCAGAAGACGATCATATCCGAGGCTCTGAGCCTGACCATGCATTCGTCTCCGGTACCTATTTTTAATGATTCAAAGACATGGTTTGCGACCTCTACCTTCAGGACGTCCTCGCTTTCTTTAAGTATCAGGGACATGATCCGGCTGGTGCCTTTGTTCACCACGTTCATTATTACCCCGTCGAAGAGGTTTTTCCTCCCTTCCTGTAGGATATGCATATTCCTCCTGTCCACAAGCTCGACATTCTCAGGTCGAATGCCCCAGCTGACCCTGTCTCCTGCCTTGCGTTCGATGTAGGGAGCGGTAATTTCCGTTCCAAGGGACCAGAGGAAGGTACATTCGGCTCCTTTGCCATGGCCTCCGATCACGGCATTATCAAAGAGGTTCAGGAAACCCACAAGTTCAGCCACATAGCGAGTTTTTGGGTGGTAAAAGACATTCTCAGGGGAACCGATCTGCTGCACCCTGCCCTCGTCAAAGACTGCCATTCGGTCTGCCATGGTAAAGGCTTCGACAGGGTCATGGGTAATGAATATCACAGGAATCCCGAGCCTTTTCTGGATCGTCCGCAGTTCTTTTCTCAATTTCAGGCGAACTACGGTGTCTAGGGCTGAAAATGGCTCGTCCAGGAGCAGGACTTTGGGGCCCGGGGCAAGGGCGCGGGTAAGTGCA
The Methanosarcina sp. WWM596 DNA segment above includes these coding regions:
- a CDS encoding ABC transporter ATP-binding protein, encoding MTVEVDIEKKFYKRKNRKKKGENPSFSMHCSFDADSDFVVLFGCSGSGKTTALRCIAGLENPDAGTIKINGTVYFDSRKKINLPPQKRKIGYMFQENALFPHMNVRQNIEFGLKGLSSMEKTDRVNEMLGLVGIEKLEFAYPDELSGGQKQKVALTRALAPGPKVLLLDEPFSALDTVVRLKLRKELRTIQKRLGIPVIFITHDPVEAFTMADRMAVFDEGRVQQIGSPENVFYHPKTRYVAELVGFLNLFDNAVIGGHGKGAECTFLWSLGTEITAPYIERKAGDRVSWGIRPENVELVDRRNMHILQEGRKNLFDGVIMNVVNKGTSRIMSLILKESEDVLKVEVANHVFESLKIGTGDECMVRLRASDMIVF
- a CDS encoding class I SAM-dependent methyltransferase codes for the protein MFGEIGSVRNEADETSLQILSLFRESISEIRLNEPEVVSAYFKEDYSHYIVVHTPLNIRFPEKKETWNLRFCKDAGVSVVELVVADTGSAYVRGLMAVNGSKVYAILPFTSIDAEKAKNAKFPEDRMARVRAQVLTDVIPGIKGGTILDIGSGFGTLTMELAKNNPDSQVYGLDLHDSLTGQAQMNAEVLGIENVEFRTGSAYALSFEEGSMDAVTCFLMLHHLEDIKFALFEIKRVLKKGGLLTAVEPLAHHHHHGPQLSEAAWKELFEDVGFNVETENLEGAVALKAVKRE